In Methanotorris formicicus Mc-S-70, the genomic window TTGATGCTCGCTCTTGATGTTATGGACAAGAATAAGGCATTAGAAATAGTAAAAGAAACATCAGAGTATATTGATGCAATTAAAATAGGTTATCCTCTTGTATTAGCAACAGACCTAAAAATCGTCAAGGAGATAAAAGAACTAAGCAATAAAGAGATAATATGTGATTTTAAAGTGGCGGATATACCTTCAACAAATGAAAAAATTGCAAAATTGACATTACAATATGCAGATGGAATCATATGTCATGGTTTTGTTGGAGAGGACAGTGTTAAAGCAATTCAAAACATAGCAAAGGAAAACAATAAAAAGGTTATAATGGTTACTGAAATGTCCCATCCTGGGGCTGTTATGTTTATGCAACCAATTGCTAACGAACTTGCAAAATTGGCTAAGAAGTTGGGTGTTGATGGTGTTGTTGCTCCATCAACAAGACCAGAGAGATTGAAGGAGATAAAAGAAATTGTTGGGGAAATTTCAATAATCTCTCCAGGTATTGGGGCACAAGGAGGAGATTTGGAAAAGGTTTTGAGGATTTTGTCTAATGATGATTACATAATTGTTGGGAGAAGTATATACAACAGCGAAAGCCCAAAGGAAAGTGCAAAGATGTACAAAGAAAAATTAAAAAATAATTTCTAATGATGTCCCAACAAACTTAAAAACCCAACAACTAAGAATCCAAATATCAATGGATTAATAACTTTTTCTGGAGCATGTTCATAGGCATGAGATGCCAATAGCAGAAATGTTGCTATAAAAACCCCTCCGGAGACTGAGATGAGTGGTTCAATGGGCATGTTGGAAAATAATGACAATCCTACAATAGTTCCGAGTACAGTTCCAAATGATACAATTGCTCCAATAGGCAATGGATTTTTATAGGTGGATTTTAATGGGGAAAGTAAAACAAATCCTGCTGGTAATTTGTGGAGTAGGATAGCAAGATATAATGAAATTCCAAGATGTCCAATAAAACTCACCGCAATAATTAAACCATCTATAAATGTGTGTATAAAAAATGAAATTGGATATATGAGTTTTACCTTTATCTCATCAACCCCGCACTCTTCGCAGTATTTCTTACATAGTGGGCAGAATGCAAGGTATTTATCCATTAGAATGACCAACAAAACACCAAAAATCACATATATTGATGAATTTTCAAAATATCCCGATGGAATTAAAACAAGCGTTGCTACTCCAAGTATAAACCCATAAGAAAATGCCTCATACTCATATCTATATTTTAAGGATATGGAGTAGTAAGCCATCAATTCACCAACAAGCATGACTATAAAACTTAACAACGATATAAAAATTGCTTCATTTATCATAAATTTCCCTCTTGGGTGGAAAATTAGTCGCTCTGCAAATTTTTGAAAATCTTTAACGATATCTTTTAAATTTGAGTTTGTTAAATGTTATTCAATTGTAGAACGACTATAAATCTCTAAGTTTTAATATGTATTAAATCATTTATAAACATAATCATGATCATAGGTATCGGGATACCATGACGTATCAAAACAAAAAAGAACTTGTAAACCTACTTTACAAAAAAATATGGGAAATCAGAGAAAGTTTAAACTTAGAGAGTACACCTTTTGAAATTGTCGATGTTGAAGTTAGGGAAGAGAATGACAAAGTATTTCTCTCTATATACACATTAACCCGTTCCGATAA contains:
- the pyrF gene encoding orotidine-5'-phosphate decarboxylase, encoding MVKLMLALDVMDKNKALEIVKETSEYIDAIKIGYPLVLATDLKIVKEIKELSNKEIICDFKVADIPSTNEKIAKLTLQYADGIICHGFVGEDSVKAIQNIAKENNKKVIMVTEMSHPGAVMFMQPIANELAKLAKKLGVDGVVAPSTRPERLKEIKEIVGEISIISPGIGAQGGDLEKVLRILSNDDYIIVGRSIYNSESPKESAKMYKEKLKNNF
- a CDS encoding ZIP family metal transporter is translated as MINEAIFISLLSFIVMLVGELMAYYSISLKYRYEYEAFSYGFILGVATLVLIPSGYFENSSIYVIFGVLLVILMDKYLAFCPLCKKYCEECGVDEIKVKLIYPISFFIHTFIDGLIIAVSFIGHLGISLYLAILLHKLPAGFVLLSPLKSTYKNPLPIGAIVSFGTVLGTIVGLSLFSNMPIEPLISVSGGVFIATFLLLASHAYEHAPEKVINPLIFGFLVVGFLSLLGHH